A stretch of Gymnodinialimonas phycosphaerae DNA encodes these proteins:
- a CDS encoding DUF2461 domain-containing protein has protein sequence MSDGFDTLITRANAFFTDLRADNTKAFYEGHKALYNAEIKKPAELLADLMAEDLAKATGKAHKPKVFRIHRDVRFSKDKTPYNTHLHLMWQRPSLGPAWFFGASPEYLILGMGIMGLEKDSLTTYRNMVDRDGDDLTDAMAASGAQLSDWGPAPLKRVPKPFDQDHPHADLLKRKSFALTADLPEGWQDKGLLKTLNRMIPAILPVWKILDHTFPG, from the coding sequence ATGTCCGACGGTTTCGATACCCTCATCACCCGTGCCAACGCGTTCTTCACGGACCTCCGCGCCGACAACACCAAAGCGTTCTACGAGGGCCACAAGGCCCTGTATAATGCCGAGATCAAGAAGCCTGCCGAATTGCTTGCGGACCTCATGGCCGAAGACCTCGCGAAGGCCACCGGCAAAGCGCACAAGCCCAAGGTCTTCCGCATCCACCGTGATGTGCGGTTCTCCAAGGACAAGACGCCCTACAACACCCATTTGCATCTGATGTGGCAGCGGCCCTCCCTTGGGCCTGCGTGGTTCTTCGGCGCCTCGCCCGAGTATCTGATCCTTGGGATGGGCATCATGGGGTTGGAAAAAGACAGCCTGACCACGTACCGCAACATGGTCGACCGCGACGGCGACGACCTGACCGATGCAATGGCGGCCTCCGGGGCGCAGCTTTCGGACTGGGGGCCCGCCCCGCTGAAGCGTGTGCCCAAGCCCTTTGACCAGGACCACCCCCACGCGGACCTTTTGAAACGCAAATCCTTTGCCCTAACCGCCGATCTGCCCGAGGGATGGCAGGACAAAGGTCTTCTCAAAACGCTCAACAGGATGATTCCCGCGATTCTTCCGGTGTGGAAAATCCTGGATCACACGTTTCCGGGCTAA
- the csgH gene encoding curli-like amyloid fiber formation chaperone CsgH: MTKFIKSPTALSIAAVATAVLGCTAISAETADVTREAHAQTAAPISCNLAIGTANGLLQIEPVIQATTAVSGIYQLRVEGPGTRMNQGGPFSVRAGQTLELGRMMTSGSASSLDAEMTLTIDGQTYRCPTTL, translated from the coding sequence ATGACCAAGTTCATCAAATCCCCCACGGCCCTCAGCATCGCCGCCGTCGCTACGGCCGTCCTGGGCTGCACCGCGATCTCTGCCGAAACTGCAGACGTCACCCGCGAAGCCCACGCCCAAACCGCTGCGCCGATTTCCTGCAACCTCGCCATCGGCACCGCCAATGGTCTCTTGCAGATCGAGCCGGTGATCCAAGCCACCACCGCAGTTTCCGGCATCTACCAGCTGCGCGTCGAGGGCCCCGGCACTCGCATGAACCAGGGCGGTCCCTTTTCGGTCCGCGCCGGTCAGACGCTGGAGCTTGGTCGCATGATGACCAGCGGTTCCGCGTCCAGCCTCGATGCCGAGATGACGCTTACCATCGACGGGCAAACCTACCGCTGCCCCACAACACTTTAA
- a CDS encoding rhodanese-related sulfurtransferase, producing MYTVAALYHFAPVPDPAAVQKPLAALACGLGVKGSLLIAPEGINGTIAGSQAGIRAVLAHIRGLPGFAGLEWKLSTASEPPFGRLKVRLKKEIVSMGAPGLNPASVGTHVTPADWNALIQAPDVAVIDTRNAYEVEIGTFEGAIDPGTETFRDFPAWWEANRDRFHNKRIAMFCTGGIRCEKSTAYLKAQGVEDVFHLKGGILQYLEDVPEQDSLWQGGCFVFDERVAVGHDLKELPFKLCRACRHPITCEEKADPAFEEGVSCPRCIDVHSDADRERFRERQKQIALAKARGEAHLGG from the coding sequence ATGTATACCGTCGCCGCGCTTTATCATTTCGCCCCCGTGCCTGATCCCGCCGCCGTGCAGAAACCCTTGGCGGCGCTGGCCTGTGGCTTGGGGGTCAAAGGCTCGCTCTTGATTGCGCCGGAAGGGATCAACGGCACGATTGCAGGGTCGCAAGCGGGGATCCGTGCCGTGCTGGCGCATATCCGGGGCCTGCCCGGATTTGCCGGTCTGGAATGGAAGCTGTCGACGGCGAGTGAACCGCCGTTCGGGCGGCTCAAGGTACGGCTGAAGAAAGAGATCGTGTCCATGGGCGCGCCGGGGCTGAACCCGGCCTCGGTCGGGACCCATGTGACGCCCGCCGACTGGAACGCGCTGATCCAGGCGCCCGATGTGGCCGTCATCGACACCCGCAACGCCTATGAAGTGGAAATCGGCACCTTCGAGGGCGCGATTGATCCAGGCACCGAGACGTTCCGCGATTTCCCCGCCTGGTGGGAGGCCAACCGCGACCGCTTCCACAACAAGCGCATCGCGATGTTCTGCACCGGCGGCATCCGGTGTGAGAAGTCCACCGCCTACCTGAAAGCGCAGGGGGTGGAGGACGTGTTCCACCTGAAAGGCGGCATCCTGCAATACCTTGAAGATGTGCCCGAGCAAGACAGCCTTTGGCAGGGCGGCTGTTTCGTCTTCGACGAACGCGTCGCCGTGGGCCATGACCTCAAGGAACTTCCGTTCAAGCTGTGCCGCGCCTGCCGACATCCGATCACCTGCGAGGAGAAGGCGGATCCCGCCTTCGAGGAGGGGGTCTCCTGCCCGCGCTGCATCGATGTGCACTCCGACGCCGACCGCGAACGTTTCCGCGAGCGGCAAAAGCAGATCGCCTTGGCGAAAGCCCGCGGAGAGGCGCATTTGGGCGGCTAG
- a CDS encoding flavodoxin domain-containing protein → MKVFVGYASTQGQSSKIARWITDGLVAKGHGVELLSLDDSDDLALDRFDRAVIVGSIHVGHYKPSLVQFMTDHQRWLDHHPVLFASVSLAAAGHDAEDWRAIDRIIEDLREVTGWETGQVAQIAGAYKPSEYDIFTRFIMRRIEAKKDPEADLNADREYTDWTALEALVTGWMGT, encoded by the coding sequence ATGAAGGTTTTCGTAGGCTATGCATCGACACAGGGCCAATCGAGCAAGATTGCCCGGTGGATCACCGATGGCCTGGTGGCAAAGGGCCACGGGGTGGAGCTTTTGTCGCTGGACGACAGCGATGATCTGGCGCTGGATCGGTTTGACCGCGCCGTTATCGTAGGCTCGATCCACGTGGGCCACTACAAGCCGTCGCTGGTCCAGTTCATGACGGATCATCAGCGGTGGCTTGACCATCATCCGGTGCTGTTTGCCTCGGTCTCTTTGGCGGCGGCGGGCCATGACGCAGAGGATTGGCGCGCCATTGACCGGATCATCGAGGATCTGAGGGAGGTGACAGGTTGGGAAACGGGGCAAGTGGCCCAGATCGCGGGGGCATACAAGCCATCGGAATACGACATCTTCACCCGCTTCATCATGCGCCGGATCGAGGCGAAGAAAGACCCGGAGGCCGATCTGAACGCTGACAGGGAATATACTGACTGGACCGCGTTGGAGGCTTTGGTGACGGGCTGGATGGGCACCTGA
- the pncA gene encoding bifunctional nicotinamidase/pyrazinamidase: protein MTHALLVIDVQNDFCPGGALAVTDGDAIVPGINALMADFPAVILTQDWHPAGHSSFASSHPGRSGMDLIDMPYGPQVLWPDHCIQGSLGGQFHPNLTIDRADLIIRKGFNPAIDSYSAFFENDHKTPTGLEGYLRTRGITDLTLVGLATDFCVNYSAVDAAKLGFAVTVREDLCRAIDFDGSLAAARQGMRDAGVTLT from the coding sequence ATGACCCACGCCCTCCTCGTCATCGACGTCCAGAATGATTTCTGCCCCGGCGGCGCCTTGGCCGTGACCGACGGGGACGCGATTGTCCCCGGTATCAACGCGCTGATGGCGGACTTTCCCGCCGTGATCCTGACGCAGGATTGGCACCCGGCGGGCCATTCCTCTTTCGCGTCCAGCCATCCCGGCAGATCCGGCATGGACCTCATCGATATGCCTTACGGGCCGCAGGTCCTGTGGCCCGATCATTGCATCCAGGGCAGCTTGGGGGGGCAGTTTCACCCCAACCTCACAATCGACCGTGCGGACCTGATCATTCGCAAGGGCTTCAACCCCGCCATCGACAGCTACTCTGCGTTTTTCGAGAATGACCATAAGACCCCCACGGGGTTGGAGGGATATCTGCGCACACGCGGCATCACCGATCTGACGCTTGTGGGCCTCGCCACGGATTTCTGCGTGAATTACTCTGCCGTGGACGCGGCCAAGCTGGGGTTTGCCGTGACCGTCCGCGAAGACCTCTGCCGGGCGATTGATTTCGACGGCTCGCTCGCGGCGGCGCGCCAAGGCATGCGGGACGCAGGCGTCACGCTGACCTAA
- a CDS encoding RrF2 family transcriptional regulator, which translates to MQLGKFTDYGLRVLIHLSASAPNKVPVTQIAATFDLSEHHLAKVCSRLVKGGFLVSERGRAGGLRLARDAAEIRLGAAVRCLSEDTKLVECFGQGPCSCRLLPMCGVKQPLAEAMAAFYATLDGYTLADVSRNRTALKALLGV; encoded by the coding sequence ATGCAGTTGGGAAAGTTCACAGACTACGGGTTGCGGGTGCTGATCCATCTGAGCGCCAGCGCGCCGAACAAGGTGCCGGTCACGCAGATCGCCGCAACATTCGACTTGTCGGAACACCATCTGGCGAAGGTATGTTCACGTCTGGTGAAGGGTGGGTTTCTGGTCTCTGAGAGAGGCCGGGCAGGCGGATTGAGATTGGCCCGCGATGCCGCCGAGATCCGCCTTGGCGCCGCCGTGCGGTGCCTGTCAGAGGATACCAAACTGGTGGAGTGCTTTGGGCAAGGTCCGTGCAGTTGCCGCCTGTTGCCGATGTGCGGCGTGAAGCAGCCGTTGGCCGAGGCGATGGCCGCGTTCTACGCCACGCTGGACGGCTACACGCTTGCAGATGTCAGCCGGAACCGGACCGCGTTGAAGGCATTGCTGGGGGTTTAG
- a CDS encoding serine/threonine protein kinase gives MTNTIVNSWNEWDPLRHVIVGRADDCHIPPAEPALDAKVPEDSDMRGQWGKRPQDTIDRANELLDTFARQLEARGIRVDRPTSIDHSKPATTPDFHTDSQFGCMPPRDVLLTVGSEILEATMSYRCRWFEYLNYRPLLQKYWEEDPNFRHEAAPKPRLTDADYHPDYLNEKIGDAQRLKWAEEKHFVTTEEEPLFDAADVLRFGRDLVVQHGFTTNLKGIEWLRRHFPDHRVHTVNFPGDPYPIHIDATFTPLRPGLILNNPQRRLPADQRAMYEKNGWEIVDAAQPAHNAPPPLCYSSTWLSMNVLVLDPKTVCVEASEHYQMEQMDKLGMNVIPVDLRDAYAFGGGLHCCTADVYREGTCEDYFPVQ, from the coding sequence ATGACCAATACAATCGTCAACAGCTGGAACGAATGGGACCCGCTGCGCCATGTCATCGTGGGCCGCGCGGATGATTGCCACATCCCTCCGGCAGAGCCTGCGTTGGACGCCAAGGTGCCGGAAGATAGCGACATGCGCGGCCAATGGGGCAAGCGCCCGCAAGACACCATCGACCGCGCGAATGAGTTGCTGGACACCTTCGCGCGTCAGCTGGAAGCCCGGGGCATCCGCGTGGACCGGCCCACCTCCATCGACCATTCGAAGCCCGCCACCACCCCCGATTTTCACACCGACAGCCAGTTCGGCTGCATGCCGCCCCGTGACGTGCTGCTGACCGTCGGTTCAGAAATTCTTGAGGCGACGATGTCCTATCGCTGCCGCTGGTTCGAATACCTTAACTACCGCCCCCTGCTGCAAAAATACTGGGAGGAAGACCCCAACTTCCGGCACGAGGCCGCGCCCAAGCCACGCTTGACTGACGCCGATTACCACCCCGATTATCTGAACGAGAAAATCGGCGATGCCCAGCGCCTGAAATGGGCCGAGGAAAAGCACTTCGTCACCACCGAGGAAGAACCCCTGTTCGATGCCGCCGACGTCCTCCGGTTTGGCCGCGACCTCGTGGTGCAGCACGGCTTCACCACCAACCTCAAGGGGATCGAATGGCTGCGCCGCCACTTCCCCGATCACCGCGTGCACACCGTGAACTTTCCCGGCGATCCCTACCCGATCCACATCGACGCCACCTTCACGCCGCTCCGCCCCGGCCTGATCCTCAACAACCCGCAACGCCGCCTGCCCGCAGATCAACGCGCGATGTATGAGAAGAACGGCTGGGAAATCGTCGACGCCGCCCAACCGGCCCACAACGCGCCCCCGCCGCTGTGCTATTCCTCTACCTGGCTCAGCATGAATGTCCTCGTCCTCGACCCCAAAACCGTCTGTGTCGAGGCGTCTGAACACTACCAGATGGAACAAATGGACAAGCTGGGGATGAACGTCATCCCCGTTGACCTCCGCGACGCCTACGCCTTTGGCGGCGGGCTTCATTGCTGCACGGCCGATGTGTACCGCGAAGGGACGTGCGAGGATTACTTCCCGGTGCAGTGA
- a CDS encoding DUF421 domain-containing protein yields the protein MFFDAIVPEIIARALILGASGLVWVIVVVRLIGLRTFSKMTAFDFVATVATGSLLAGAAQASTWPTFFQANLSILVILGVQFVVAYLRRASHTSLAFLQNTPIVLMRDGVIGEDALTRTRVSRGDLIAKLREANVLRASTVRAVVLETTGDISVLHGDTLEP from the coding sequence TTGTTCTTCGACGCAATCGTGCCAGAAATCATCGCGCGCGCCCTGATCCTCGGCGCATCTGGCCTTGTCTGGGTCATCGTCGTCGTCCGCCTGATCGGGCTGCGCACGTTCTCCAAGATGACGGCGTTCGACTTTGTCGCAACAGTCGCCACGGGCTCGCTCCTGGCTGGTGCGGCTCAGGCCAGCACGTGGCCCACATTCTTTCAGGCGAACCTTTCGATCCTCGTTATTCTGGGCGTGCAATTCGTCGTCGCCTATCTTCGACGAGCCTCCCACACATCGCTCGCATTCTTGCAAAACACGCCCATCGTCCTGATGCGCGACGGCGTGATCGGTGAAGATGCCCTGACGCGCACGCGCGTGTCCCGAGGTGATCTGATTGCCAAGCTGCGCGAAGCCAATGTGCTGCGCGCGTCAACGGTGCGCGCCGTGGTGCTGGAGACGACGGGCGATATCTCGGTCCTGCATGGCGATACGCTTGAGCCCTAG
- a CDS encoding zinc transporter ZntB has product MLDDAIGFVFDGTGAATAIAPDAESGPLDGPPFEWRHFRRDAPETMDRLTACGLDPYVIEALTAEETRPRCSVHGNGVVLNLRGVNLNPGAEPDDMVSVRMWLEKDRIIGVWVRPLHAVSDLVAAIDRGAAAVSVGDFVARLALRLADSAEPYIATLNERIDDSEESVLEPGAEVSRADLAGLRRSAIVLRRYLLPQRDALATFEIEDLGWLSTHDRMRLREAVERVVRLGEDLDAIRDRAQIVHDQIMDQRAERMNRQSLLLSVVAAIFLPLGLLTGLLGINVGGIPGADNPWAFAIVTLALLVIGAGLFAWVRALGFFK; this is encoded by the coding sequence ATGTTGGACGATGCGATCGGCTTCGTATTCGACGGGACAGGCGCGGCGACGGCGATTGCGCCGGATGCAGAAAGTGGCCCGTTGGACGGCCCGCCCTTTGAATGGCGGCATTTCCGGCGCGATGCCCCGGAAACCATGGATCGCCTGACCGCCTGCGGCCTTGATCCCTATGTAATCGAGGCACTTACCGCGGAAGAGACGCGACCGCGCTGTTCGGTCCACGGCAACGGTGTCGTGCTGAACCTGCGGGGTGTGAACCTGAACCCCGGGGCGGAGCCCGATGACATGGTTTCGGTCCGGATGTGGCTGGAGAAGGACCGGATCATCGGCGTGTGGGTGCGCCCGCTTCATGCCGTGAGCGACCTTGTGGCGGCCATCGACCGCGGTGCGGCGGCGGTGTCGGTCGGCGATTTCGTGGCGCGGCTGGCCTTGCGGCTGGCGGATTCGGCGGAGCCCTACATTGCCACGCTCAACGAGCGGATCGACGATTCCGAGGAATCCGTGCTGGAGCCCGGCGCAGAGGTCTCGCGTGCGGATCTGGCGGGGCTGCGGCGGAGCGCCATCGTTCTGCGGCGCTATCTGTTGCCGCAACGCGACGCGCTTGCGACCTTCGAGATCGAGGATCTGGGCTGGTTGAGCACCCATGACAGGATGCGCCTGCGCGAAGCGGTGGAGCGGGTGGTGCGTTTGGGCGAAGACCTTGACGCGATCCGAGACCGCGCGCAGATCGTCCATGACCAGATCATGGACCAGCGCGCCGAGCGGATGAATCGGCAGTCGCTTCTGCTGTCCGTGGTCGCGGCGATTTTCCTGCCGTTGGGCCTGTTGACCGGGCTGTTGGGGATCAACGTGGGCGGTATCCCCGGCGCGGACAATCCCTGGGCATTTGCCATCGTGACGCTGGCGCTTCTGGTGATCGGCGCGGGTCTTTTCGCGTGGGTCCGGGCGTTGGGCTTCTTCAAATAG
- a CDS encoding THUMP domain-containing class I SAM-dependent RNA methyltransferase: MDDLGLFLVAVPGLEAPLEAEARALGLSGVRRVPGGIEADGGLAEAARVNIHSRCAVRVLLRVAEFRAMHLAQLDKRSRKVPWATWLVPGVPVRVEAVCRRSKIYVTKAAVQRVSGGLEAAGIPVAKDAPISVKVRIDDDLCTISVDTTGEALHRRGHKEFVGKAPMRETMAAGFLHEMGFDGSQAVVDPMCGSGTFVLEAADMALGLVPGRSRSFVFEQMAGGGTLRGEFFGQDETEGRAHEGVRFFGFDRNDGAIRGAVANAARAGVEGVVAFERQAISDLEPPEGGTPGIVIVNPPYGGRIGERKLLFGLYGALGATLAERFKGWHVGIVTSDGGLAKATGLALEPFGPVDHSGTKINLWKGHL, translated from the coding sequence ATGGATGATCTTGGACTTTTTCTGGTGGCGGTGCCGGGGCTGGAGGCCCCGCTGGAGGCCGAGGCGCGGGCGCTGGGCCTGAGCGGCGTGCGGCGCGTGCCCGGCGGCATCGAAGCGGACGGCGGATTGGCGGAGGCGGCGCGGGTGAACATCCACAGCCGTTGCGCGGTGCGGGTGTTGCTGCGCGTGGCGGAATTTCGGGCGATGCATCTGGCGCAGTTGGATAAGCGATCCAGGAAGGTGCCTTGGGCGACGTGGTTGGTGCCGGGCGTGCCGGTGCGGGTGGAGGCGGTGTGCCGGCGCTCGAAGATCTACGTGACCAAGGCGGCGGTTCAGCGGGTCAGCGGCGGGTTGGAGGCGGCGGGCATTCCCGTGGCCAAAGACGCCCCGATCTCGGTGAAGGTGCGCATCGACGACGATCTGTGCACGATCTCGGTGGATACCACCGGAGAGGCCTTGCACCGGCGCGGCCACAAGGAATTTGTCGGGAAGGCCCCGATGCGTGAGACGATGGCGGCGGGTTTCCTGCACGAGATGGGGTTCGACGGGTCACAAGCCGTGGTGGACCCGATGTGCGGCTCGGGGACCTTTGTGCTGGAGGCGGCCGACATGGCATTGGGGCTGGTGCCGGGCCGGTCAAGATCCTTTGTGTTCGAGCAGATGGCGGGTGGCGGGACGCTCCGCGGGGAGTTTTTTGGGCAAGATGAAACGGAGGGTCGCGCGCATGAGGGCGTGCGGTTCTTTGGGTTTGACCGCAATGATGGGGCGATCCGGGGCGCGGTTGCGAATGCGGCGCGCGCCGGGGTTGAGGGTGTTGTCGCGTTCGAGCGACAGGCGATTTCCGATCTGGAGCCGCCCGAGGGTGGGACGCCGGGCATCGTGATCGTCAACCCGCCCTATGGCGGGCGGATCGGCGAGCGGAAGCTGTTGTTCGGGCTTTATGGCGCGCTGGGTGCGACGCTGGCCGAGCGGTTCAAGGGTTGGCACGTGGGGATCGTGACCAGCGACGGGGGCTTGGCGAAGGCCACCGGGTTGGCGTTGGAGCCCTTCGGGCCGGTGGACCATTCAGGGACAAAGATCAATCTGTGGAAAGGCCATCTGTGA
- the arsH gene encoding arsenical resistance protein ArsH codes for MSDDTFPALDADQLHDLDTARLFPDRAGDPIRILILYGSLRDVSYSRALAQECDRLLRRLGAETVVYNPKGLPQPDGEPDAHPKVAELRDAASWCDGFVWVSPERHGAMTGIMKSQIDWIPLSLGGVRPTQGKTLAVLQVNGGSQSFNTVNQLRILGRWMRLLTIPNQSSVPMAWDQFKDGRMKPSPLYNRVVDVMEELVKFTHLTRDNRSYLLDRYSERVETRAALSKRVNTSKAD; via the coding sequence ATGAGTGATGATACCTTTCCCGCCCTCGACGCAGACCAACTGCACGACCTCGACACCGCCCGCCTTTTCCCGGATCGGGCCGGTGATCCGATCCGCATCCTGATCCTCTATGGGTCCCTACGGGATGTGTCCTATTCCCGTGCGCTGGCGCAGGAATGCGACCGGCTCCTGCGGCGGCTGGGGGCCGAGACGGTGGTCTACAACCCCAAGGGCCTGCCGCAGCCCGACGGCGAACCCGACGCCCACCCCAAGGTGGCCGAGCTGCGCGACGCCGCAAGCTGGTGTGACGGTTTCGTCTGGGTCTCTCCTGAACGACACGGGGCCATGACCGGCATCATGAAAAGCCAGATCGACTGGATCCCCCTGTCGCTGGGCGGTGTCCGCCCGACGCAGGGCAAGACGCTGGCGGTCCTGCAAGTCAACGGCGGGTCGCAAAGCTTCAATACCGTGAACCAGTTGCGCATCCTCGGGCGCTGGATGCGGCTTCTGACGATCCCCAACCAATCTTCGGTCCCGATGGCGTGGGACCAGTTCAAGGACGGGCGCATGAAGCCCTCTCCGCTGTATAATCGCGTCGTTGATGTGATGGAGGAGTTGGTGAAATTCACCCACCTGACGCGCGACAACCGCAGCTACCTGCTGGACCGCTATTCCGAGCGGGTTGAAACCCGCGCAGCGCTCAGCAAGCGCGTGAATACATCGAAGGCGGACTGA
- a CDS encoding cobalamin B12-binding domain-containing protein, with the protein MQDYDEIDGRFDSGQYLQSQLGLRTLKARLPESSVEILAREVIRRMAAHVPDLPAESADDEDLEALCNALLSEDDHAGARFIQDLRTDGTSVQEVYLLYLARSARMLGDWWNDSRISFTDVALGTSRMYAIMRALRYQFNGPQTESKRCAVFASVPGETHVLGVRMAADLFRKKGWEIDLKIDKSHDQLVDELSQSDATVVGLSAGGEKSIEPLSKLIIALRISNPKLFIFVSGNIVDEARDAVDLMDADGVMTDVEEAMRIMSSVWDGAIPPP; encoded by the coding sequence ATGCAAGACTATGACGAGATCGATGGTCGCTTTGATTCCGGTCAATATTTGCAATCACAGTTGGGCTTGCGCACCCTCAAGGCGCGGTTGCCTGAAAGCTCGGTCGAGATCCTGGCGCGCGAGGTCATTCGACGGATGGCCGCCCACGTCCCCGACCTGCCCGCCGAAAGCGCCGATGACGAGGATCTGGAAGCCTTGTGCAACGCGTTGTTGTCTGAGGATGATCACGCCGGTGCGCGCTTCATTCAGGATCTGCGCACAGACGGGACCTCTGTCCAAGAGGTCTATCTGTTGTATCTGGCGCGGTCCGCGCGGATGTTGGGCGATTGGTGGAACGATAGCCGCATCTCCTTCACCGACGTGGCCCTTGGCACCTCGCGGATGTACGCGATCATGCGGGCGTTGCGGTACCAGTTTAACGGGCCGCAAACGGAGTCCAAACGCTGTGCCGTCTTCGCCTCGGTCCCCGGGGAAACCCATGTTCTGGGGGTGCGGATGGCCGCGGATCTGTTCCGCAAGAAAGGCTGGGAGATCGACCTGAAGATCGACAAATCCCACGACCAATTGGTGGACGAGCTTAGCCAATCCGACGCAACTGTCGTGGGCCTTTCGGCGGGCGGCGAAAAGTCGATCGAACCGCTGTCAAAGCTGATCATCGCCCTGCGGATCAGCAACCCGAAGCTGTTCATTTTCGTCAGCGGCAACATCGTGGACGAAGCGCGCGACGCGGTGGACCTGATGGACGCCGACGGTGTCATGACAGACGTCGAAGAGGCGATGCGGATCATGTCCTCGGTCTGGGATGGTGCGATTCCTCCTCCCTAA
- the pncB gene encoding nicotinate phosphoribosyltransferase, which produces MVDIATRVWNHKWKIDPIVRSLIDTDFYKLLMCQSVFRNKPDTQVRFSLINRTTRIPLANLIDEGELREQLDHIRTLRLTRGESTWMRGNTFYGKRQMFSPEFMDWFEALQLPPYHLERVGDQYELTFEGAWPEVMLWEIPALSVLMELRGRAVLATMGRFELQVLYARAMTKLWEKIERLRAIPDLRVADFGTRRRHSFLWQDWAVRAMQEGLGDSFAGTSNCLIAKNRDLEAIGTNAHELPMVYAALAEDDEALFQAPYDVLSDWHDEHSGNLRIILPDTYGTQGFLDNAPDWLAGWTGIRIDSGDPATAAEIAIAWWKSRGEDPREKLVIFSDGLDVDKIETLQAQFAGRVRVSFGWGTLLTNDFRGLVDNDALAPFSLVCKAVSANGHPTVKLSDNPEKAMGPEAEIERYKRVFGVGEQERVEVVV; this is translated from the coding sequence ATGGTCGATATCGCCACCCGCGTCTGGAACCACAAATGGAAGATCGACCCGATCGTCCGCTCCCTGATCGATACCGATTTCTACAAACTCCTGATGTGCCAGTCGGTGTTCCGCAACAAGCCCGACACCCAGGTCCGCTTTTCGCTGATCAACCGCACCACGCGCATTCCGCTCGCCAACCTGATCGACGAGGGCGAGCTGCGCGAACAGCTTGACCATATCCGCACCCTCCGCCTGACGCGCGGCGAGTCCACCTGGATGCGCGGCAACACCTTCTATGGCAAACGCCAGATGTTCTCCCCCGAATTCATGGATTGGTTCGAGGCCCTGCAACTCCCCCCCTACCATCTGGAACGCGTCGGCGATCAGTATGAACTCACCTTCGAAGGCGCCTGGCCCGAGGTCATGCTCTGGGAAATTCCCGCGCTGTCCGTCCTGATGGAACTGCGCGGTCGCGCCGTCCTCGCCACCATGGGCCGGTTTGAACTGCAAGTCCTCTACGCCCGCGCCATGACCAAACTGTGGGAGAAGATCGAACGCCTCCGCGCGATCCCCGACCTGCGCGTCGCCGATTTCGGCACGCGGCGCCGTCACTCCTTCCTCTGGCAGGATTGGGCCGTCCGCGCGATGCAGGAAGGCTTGGGCGACAGCTTCGCGGGCACCTCCAACTGCCTCATCGCCAAGAACCGCGATCTGGAGGCCATCGGCACCAACGCCCACGAACTCCCCATGGTCTACGCCGCCTTGGCTGAGGATGACGAGGCGCTTTTCCAGGCCCCCTACGACGTGCTGTCCGACTGGCATGATGAGCACTCCGGCAACCTGCGCATCATCCTGCCCGACACCTACGGCACCCAAGGCTTCCTCGACAACGCGCCGGACTGGCTCGCCGGTTGGACAGGCATCCGCATCGACAGCGGCGACCCCGCCACCGCCGCCGAAATCGCGATTGCCTGGTGGAAAAGCCGCGGCGAAGACCCCCGCGAGAAGCTGGTGATTTTCAGCGACGGTCTGGACGTCGACAAGATCGAGACCCTACAGGCCCAGTTTGCAGGCCGCGTCCGCGTGTCCTTCGGCTGGGGCACCCTGCTGACCAACGATTTCCGAGGCCTCGTAGACAACGACGCCCTCGCCCCGTTCAGCTTGGTGTGCAAAGCTGTTTCAGCGAACGGACACCCAACGGTCAAACTGAGCGACAACCCCGAGAAGGCCATGGGGCCTGAAGCCGAGATCGAGCGGTATAAGCGGGTGTTTGGGGTTGGGGAGCAGGAACGGGTGGAGGTGGTGGTTTAG